The DNA region CTTCACATAACCACTCATATCAGTTACCCTAACTTCAAATCACACATGGGCACCCCTATGCTCATCTCTTAAAGCCTCTTCATACAGGGCCGAGAAGGACATAGGATCAATTCCACCAAAATGGGCACAGTGTACCAGGATTTTCATTTTAGAAGTTTCAGCACGAGCCCTTGGGCCCCACAGGAACTCATAGCAAGCAGGATCACTGCCTGGCACCTGCCGGTATTCCAGGTACCCCTCTCGAATAAAGTCTTCCATGATTAGCTTCCAGGGATCTCCAAAGAGGCAGTGCTCCTTCCAAGCATATACCCCCATCATACTCAGTGCCTGCCAGATCACCTCCTCCTTGGCACGGTTGCCCTCAGTAAAAATGATGGACAGAATGACTATCAGGAGGCCTGCCTTTGGCATGCCTTGAACTTCAGCCATAATCCCATCATAGGTGAGCCCAGCTGCAATGTTAAGCACATAGGTGTGGGTGATGGGGTCTACTTCTTGTATATAAACACCAAAGATTAGGAGCATATAGGCACGTGCTCTGCCAAAGATGACAGAGTAATAATGATGGTGATGGGGGTTTATGTAACTCAATAGTTCTTCCATGGTGACCTGCTCCTTCATCCAATATTTATGGAGCAAGCAGGGCATCAATGATACTGCATCTTGCTGCAAAGACATAAGATCTATTGCAGTGATTTGGGGGCACAGATTTTCCCCTTGCTGGTTTCCAGCTGAATAATTCAATCGGCTCTGTGAACTGGATTCCATGCAACTGGCAGAAGCTTCTATCTGACAACTTGGGGTACAATGTTGATTTCCAGTGGCAGAGGACTCCATTGTCATGTCCATGGTAGTAGAGTTAACACTACAGTCCTCTCTAGCATTGGGGATCAACTCACTTACCAGGCCTGTGTTCTCTAGAACCACAGGAGTAGAAGAGGAGCCAGTGGCTATGGAATGCTCCTCCCTCTTAGCCTGGGGGACCTGCTCACCTACCAAGGCTGCTGGCACCCCCACAGTGGTGGAGACCACAGTAGCAGAAGAGGTGGTGAGAACTGCACCTCTTTCAATCTGGGGGACCTGCCTGTCCACCAGGCCTGCTGACTCTGTTTGGGCCTGAGGGCGTCCCTCAAGCTCAGAGAGCTGGCTCTTCTGATTATGAGGCATCATGACTTCAAGACAAAAGGCAAAAGGCAGAGGATGGACAGGCACTCAGTGATGGAGATTCACAAGCCTGAGGGAAAAAGAGAACATGTGAGTAGTTCCAGCTTGAGAACTGCCCTCTTGGTGATTCTCACATGGCTTATCACAAGTCTTATATTTGTTGCTTTAGGACCATACTGGATTCTATCTCCCTGTTATACTTACTGCCTGAAGCCTGAGGGAATAAGTGCAATCCTCATCGGGGTATAGGGTGCTAAGCAAGCCTGTGGCTCTGTCATGGGGTTGGACAAAGTGCATTTCCTTGCGTTCTGAGGTAAGTGGGGCCTGTGGTGCCAATTTAGAATATACACTTGTCTACCAGCCCTACCTGGGAATTGTCTACTTGGTCACATAAGGACAGTTGCTCTGCCAAAGACCTTTACTTCCTGGTCCCTGGAGCATGTACAATAGGCACTGAGTCAGGCCGTTCTCCCTTGGGCTGCAGCATGGGAGGAAAgattgagaagtctctctttgaatctttagcccacttgttgatggggtggttgtttctttgaggatttgttttgggggatttACTTTTTTgatctctaaatatattttagatatgaggaccttctcagttgtatggct from Perognathus longimembris pacificus isolate PPM17 chromosome 28, ASM2315922v1, whole genome shotgun sequence includes:
- the LOC125343199 gene encoding melanoma-associated antigen 9-like; translation: MPHNQKSQLSELEGRPQAQTESAGLVDRQVPQIERGAVLTTSSATVVSTTVGVPAALVGEQVPQAKREEHSIATGSSSTPVVLENTGLVSELIPNAREDCSVNSTTMDMTMESSATGNQHCTPSCQIEASASCMESSSQSRLNYSAGNQQGENLCPQITAIDLMSLQQDAVSLMPCLLHKYWMKEQVTMEELLSYINPHHHHYYSVIFGRARAYMLLIFGVYIQEVDPITHTYVLNIAAGLTYDGIMAEVQGMPKAGLLIVILSIIFTEGNRAKEEVIWQALSMMGVYAWKEHCLFGDPWKLIMEDFIREGYLEYRQVPGSDPACYEFLWGPRARAETSKMKILVHCAHFGGIDPMSFSALYEEALRDEHRGAHV